The Armigeres subalbatus isolate Guangzhou_Male unplaced genomic scaffold, GZ_Asu_2 Contig1541, whole genome shotgun sequence region gtgtggggatgtaatgccaataagaagaagaagaataacaaCATAATGTTGAGATATCATCCACTTTAGAAGATTCGAACAATAAGTCTCATTTATAGTcagctggatgggggaagtatttttgattccaaactgcATCATCCAATAGCCAAGACATAActatatccggtggatgcttcatttggttgtatttcgctttagttttaatttactctcacgctctcttatatattagagagcgtgagagtaaatcgtcgatttccctttttgggaaaaaaatatttcaaaaggcagttttttttttaaactaaagcgatatacaaccaaatgaagcatccaccggatataatCATGTCTTCGCTATTGGGTGATGAaggtttgaaacgaaaatacctcccccatccagctggagactgctttttctcctcggtgggtggttttattactgggggtggtacgagcacgtggttatctttctcgtcaatgactggatgacggtaatttgagccttaatTATTGCTttagattttaattttcaatttcttaCAATGTAATACATACTTATTTATatatacccaagtaacaccaagcattacaatattgcacatatatcaatcacaaatcggcatgctaaatgctaattgcattagatcagttttaacgatgcgaagttgcatttattcatcaactgtcagacaacgatactctaaatcagcaTTACAAATGCCGCGATGCATTActgatgctttatttcaacatgtcaaagtaatgagCCATTAATTCGatcttataattgcccttttTCACTTCAAGTCAACATTTAGGGCTGtgttttttacaagcatatatagcttcatggttacttgggtatacttacagattattttcaaatcctGTTTATTAACGATTATCTATACATATATCTACACTGCCGCagaccgcaagtcgagcacatctgtatatgggccttcatatacagatgtgcttgaATTGctgttagcggcagtacagtaTCCCTCCGCTTAACCGGACCTCGCTAGttcgacgactcgttagtccggatttcgctaattcggaattttccggattaaaaagtatcaacacttATTTAAACACTCTAGACTCTCACACAATTTCGAGCTATATTTTTGGAACTGCGTACGAGATTTTTCGATGTGATCGAAACTCGAATAACAGCAGGAAATCGACAGGAGGTGGCATCATAATCGCTGTAAGTTCTAGACTGAAGGCATCAAATCGAAGACGATTCTTTCAACACCGTGGAGCAGATTTAGGTATCTATTCAGCTCGGAGGCCGTAAACTATTTGTTTGTGCGGTGTATATTCCTCCAGACCGAACTCGAGACATGGAACTCATCGACACGCACTGCCGATCAGTCTTCTTTGCGTCGGAAATAGCGTCTCCCAACGATTAAATCATCGTTCTGGGCAACTTCAACCTTGCAGGAGTCGCGTGGGTTCCAACTCACAACGGTTTCCTACGCCCTGATCAGGAGCATTCCTCGTTTCACCCGAGAGCTCTCAGGTTGCTGGATAATTACAGTACTGCAACTTTATCTCAAGTTGATTGCATCGTGAATGAGAATAATCGCTTGCTGGATCTGTGCTTCGTCGGCGGTCGTTACACCGCTCCATTTATTTCCACTGCACCTGTTCCTTTGGTCAAGGCTGCCCCTCACCATCCATCTCTAGTAATTGGAGTTGAGAATGACGACGTCCGCGACTATGTTGGTACTTCAACGGCTGTGTCATGTTTTTCGCAAGGCGAATTATTGCAGTATTGCCGAAGTGCTGTCTAACTTGGATTGGCAGAGAATCCTCGACCCGGCCGATGCAAATATCGCTGCACAAACTTTTTCTCATGTCTTGGCATATGTCATTGACAGACATGTTCCAAAGAAGATTGCCCATACCGACTCTAGGGTTCCGAGGATGACAAATTCGTTCGTTGGAAAGGACAAAAAAGGCCGTCCTGAAAAGGTTTACAAGATTCCGCACTCTTCCCTTGAAACACCATTATGCTAGGCTGAACCACGAATACACACGGTTAAGTCGTTTCTATTTTAAACGTTACCAGCGGAGGATACAGCAACAGCTTAAATCCCATCCGAAATCCTTTTGGAACTACGTAAACGAGCAGCGTAAGGAAGTAGGTCTTCCATCATCCATGGTCTACAATGGAGTCATGGCATCAACTCAACAAACAATCTGTAACCTATTCTCGGCCAAGTTTGCTAGCGTGTTTGTCAATGCGCAGCGGGTAATGTACCCTTAACGAATAAAACGCTAAACGCTGTCGATGTAAGTACATGATGCCATAGCGAGAGCAGCCACGCGGCTAAAAACGTCGTACAAATCCGGACCTGACGGTGTTCCGTCGGTTTTCCTAAAAGCGAACATTTCCTGCCTTCTAGATCCATTTCATCGAATCTTCCAGCTCTCCCTTTCTAATAGTGTATTTCCGTCCTGTTGGAAGACAGCTGAAATGTTTCCTGTGTATTGTCGATGCAGACGAAATCAAGAACATGTATGAACTTGTCTCACCAACATCGCTCGACTCAAACGTCGCTGGTCACTGGCGACCCTTTCCAGTAAGTGCTCCAGCGACGCAGGCAAATTCAATGCGTCGCTGCAGCACCAAACTGGAAAGCGTTCGCTGGTTGAGcgcttgtatttttttaaccagtgccagcgagggacagTAAGCAATtttgtgcaccatggtccaccgaaaATTTAGACGGAATGGTCCTCGGGTTGGTTGGGGTCAGACCCTGCCAGCTAGCCTTGAAAAAACAAGCAACGAATAATAAGCAAGAGGAAAATAAGTGCAGATCAACCAACCTCATCCGGTTGGAAtctcaattacaattacaaacaCACTTTTCTACTTTTTACAcgggctattttttttttcaaacaaaacatACGGTGCACGGAATGAAAAGTATCAACATCTTTTGATAGACGGAGTATATACCATTATTCATCTACTATTATTCATCTACTATTCTACTTACTATTCTGAATTTTAACAATATGTATTGGTGTGCAAATGATGTAATTCATAATCCAAAACTGAAAAGCAATTATGGTCTTAAGTTAACTGAACACCAACGTGAATGTTAACGGTGTGTATTAAAATGAGTTTATAATCAGTACATTAAACGAAATGGTTTTTTTCTAGGCGGGCAGTTTATTGCCTAATTTCAGACTATAAGCCAAGTTGTTAGcaaaactaataatttttaaaatcaacAACCACCTACAGTCCCCTCGCTTATCCAGACCTCACTAATCCGACAtttcgttagtccggatctcatCAATTCGGAATTTAttgataatatttatttattgacttATTGACTTCcattggtatgcaaatatcGCCATATTGTGCAATTGGacgaaagttatggaccaaaaacaaaagggtGCCGTCAACCGACCACTGTCCCCTATATTTACACTAGCTGGTTGACAACATTTTGAACGTCAAACGCATTTAACTTCGAGTTGTGagctgtttaaaaaaaaaaacccgagGGTAGCATTCGTTTAAATTTTTCGTGGCGGTGACCTTTTTAAACGTGTCTTtcaaaaggtatttcgatcattacatcggaacgcaatggctgatctaattttttttgaacGGCAAAAATAGACTGAATTCTCCTATGACTTGATTTGATCTATTCAATCATTGAGCTagatccagattttttttaaatagatttcTTCTGAATTCATGTGATCTTTTCGACATTTTCATATGACATTTCTCCATTTCTCTGAATACCCATCAAGAATGAGGACAGATTTTaggaaactctttgaatttcccgtggatttttgaaagagttttcaGTGAAAACTTAGAAGGATTTTCCGTATAAAAGGACGATttatgatgaaaattatgaggaaTTTCTCCCTCAAAATTATAAGGAATTATGAGGAAAAAAGAATAGAAATTGAACTGAACTTCCACAATTTTAATTGTCACAAAAAAATTGCCCTAATTAATTTCCAAAGacaattcttacgaatgtcgacaagaaataaaaattgttcttgaATGAACCTTTCTCAGAGTTTCCGCCGTAAACTTTAATATTAAAATCTTcgttaaagaaattaaaaaaatccacattttaattaaagactcagtagaaaattccgaagaaacttGTTACACATCATCAGTCCCCTGGCATCATAggtaaaaaatcataaaaactgTATAGGAGATTTTGTTCAGTGTAGTGGCAACATATGTTGCAGCGGTCACAAGCCGTTGCAATCGTTGCAATCTAGGATGTTGCAATGGTTGCAATGCAATGTAGTGTTGGGTTGCAGGAGTTCCCCAGTGATGCAGGTGAATAACATCCAACATCGCAACATCAGCTAGCAGCCTGGCTGACAGCTTTTTGTTGACAAAaatcgcaaaataaaaaaaaatccgaataaaTTGGAATCGGAACAACTTCAAGTTCGAGCTGCGTCATGGAGTCGAATTTAAATAGTGAGCAAACATGTTATATATGTTGCCAAAAAcacagtgattcaaattttacgGAAGTGGATTTGAAGCAGGATATGAAATCAATCATCTGCCAACATTTTTGGTTCAAGGTAATCGATGATGCattcaaatttaataaaaatggaTCTTTCATGTTTGCTAATTTCTAGAATGACGAGCTACACAATGCTTTGGTGTGCATACCCTGTTGGGAGAAAGTGAATGAATTCCACAAGTTCTATCAGGAAGTGAAAGACAATCACTCAAAGCTGAAACTTCAGCTAACACCCGTTTGCATCAAGCAAGAAGAAATCATAATTGAGGAGGACCAAGGCCACCAAAGTTATGATGAAGTGACAACAAGTGAAGGAAGGTTTGAGATGTCCTCCATGGAACTGGATGTAAACGAAGAACTTTCTATGGGCACAAATCCTGAGGATATAAATAACGAGGAACCTACGCAAGAGCAGCGACGAACTTGGAAACAGGCAAAATACCGTAAAAAGTTGTCAAACGAGGAGCGACAGGCCCAGGATAATGTAATCATGCAGCATTTAAGCTACGACTGTGAAGTATGTGACTTGGAGTTTAGTGACTTTTGCCTAGCGCTGCGGCATCGGATAAACGTTCACGAGCAAACATATCTCATGTGCTGCGATAGGCAATACAAAACTAGGTTAATGCTGTACCAACACGCGCTGAATCCAGGAGCATTTAGGTGTGAGTTCtgtggtaaaaatttcaaactgcTGCATGGCTTTCATCGCCATATGAAACAATTTCACAAAGACGAGAAGGAATTATTATTCAAGTGCCTTTATTGTCCGCAAAGCTTCGCTCACGAAGGGATGTTGCGGCGCCATATGGTCGAGCATGATCCAACAAAGTGCGAGGTTTGTGGAAAAGAGTTCGCGAATAAATATGGTCTGCGACGACACATCAAAGATTTCCATGTTGAGCAGAAAGAATTCATTTGCGATATTTGCTCTAAAGGATTTTCTCGGCAGTCGATGTATCTGGAACACCGAGTGACCCATGATTTGACAGCAGAAGAGATGCGCGAGCAATGTCCAATTTGCAACAAATGGCTGAAGAACCATATCTGCTGGGAGAAACATGTAAAACGACATAAAACTGAGGGGGCGCAAATTTGTGACATTTGCGATCACGTTTCGGTGAACTCGATGTCTCTGAGGGTTCACAAGGTACGCCAACATGGACCGAACAACAAGAAGTATCCATGCGATATCTGTGGCAAGGAGTACTCCCGGGCAGCGACTTTGAAGGAACATGTGGCAAATGCTCACACCGGAGAGCATCTGTACCAGTGTCAGTACTGCTTGAAAAAGTTCTTCTCCAGTGCCACAATGTACGCACATCGGAAAAAAGATCACCCGAAAGAATGGCTGAAAGATCACATGACAAAGTACGCCAGCAAAGAGGAAGATGCAAATGAGAAGGGCGACAGCTCCAACGACGTTTCGTAGCCTTGATTCGTGTCTGTTTGTAGAATTAGTCGAATAGAAACCAGatattttatattaatttttttatttgatgttGATGACATTTCATTGATATATTCTTTACATTCTGTCCAAGGGATAATGGACAATCATCCTGCCCTATCAGTGCAAATTCtaaaaactatttaaaaaatagcGTGCACTTCATTTGTAATTAGTTAGTTTTGTTAATTGATCACTTTTTCTCCATAAtcgatggaaatttgaaaaacataaaCGCCTCTATTCCGTTACGCTATCACCTTCGCCTGTATCCTCCTTCCTGGCGTACTTGGCCATCTTATCCTGCAACCATTCCTGCGGATGGTCCTTCTTCCGGTGCGAGTGCATAGTGGCGTTCGAGAAGAATTTCCGCTCGCAAAACTGGCACTTGTACAATGGCTCTCCCGTGTGGGCATTGGCCACGTGTTCTTTCAATGTCGTTGCCCGCGAGTACTCCTTGCCGCACAGCTCACACACATGTCGCTTCTTATCCGGTGCATGTTTGTACCTGATATGCGCCTTGAGAGCCATCAAATTGATCGACACATGCCCGCACTGCTCACATTTGTAGTCCCCTTCGTCTTTGTGGCGCCTCACGTGCGTCAACCAGTATCGGTGGTTCTTCAACCACTTGTTGCACACCGGGCACTGTTTCTTCATTTGCTCGTCGGTAAGGTCGTGTAGTTTCCGATGCATCATCAGCATTGCCCGACGGAAGAACCCTCTCGAGCAGATTTCACAGATAAAATCTCTCGATACCTGATGGACAGCTCTAATGTGGTTCTTCAAAATAACTTGCGTTCGAAAGCACTTACCGCAGATATCGCATTTGGCTTTCTGCTTTTCAAGCGTTTcatgttcagccaaatggcgcTTCAGCAGCTTTTGTTTTGGAAAGCTTTTGGAGCAATACCGGCACTTAAATATCAACTGGTGCtgttctggatgaatttcctctttgTGACGGATGTACCCACTTTGAAATTTGAACGTTCTGCTACAAATTTCACACTTGATTGCCTCTGGATTGAATATGTTCTGGACGTGCTGATATAGCATGGATCGCGTCCGGTATTGATGTTCGCAGCACATAATGTACCGCTTATCGTGAGCATCTATTGTATGGCGACGGATAGCACAATAACTATTAAATTCCTCATTGCACTCCTCGCATACGTAAGGTCTGTGCTGTTTGATAAACTCGTCCTCCGCTTGTTGCTCCGGCGTTACGCTCAGATGAGTGATCGACTTGGGATTTCTCTTGACTTTAGGTTTTTTCTTGGCTTTGTGAATAAGCGAATTTGACTTAGGCTGCAGCTGATTACGTTCATCAATGATGGCAGCAGTATCGGTTTCACAATGCAACCGATCTTGTAGATCCTCTACCTTCGGTGCCAAGTCAATGTGGTTTTGCTCTTTTAGCAGTTCTTCGTCTATCTCGACTTCTTCCTGTTTGATGAAAATCGAGTTTGATATTGCTTCCAACAAACTCTCACGATGATGCTTTACATGTTGATAGAAACAATGGAATTGATCCACCTTTAGCCAGCATATTTTACAGATTAGTGCGGCCTGCAATTCGGCTTCCTGAAATGCAACATATTCTAGGTAATTTTGAAGCCGCTGGGACTTATAAATCTGACTTACCTCGAACCAGAAATGTTGGCAAATAATGTAATAAATATTCTGATTATAATTTACTTCAGTGCCAGATGTTATTTGAAATTCTTCTGTATTTTGGCCACACATAAAACAACTTGAATTATCCATGATCTAAATAATAGTCCAAGAATTTCTAAACAGAATTACAAAGTGACTCCAATTACGGTGTATGAAACAAACAAAAGATATGCTACATCTGCGGCGCTTtcatgttgcatgaagaagaagaagaaacagaaaaaatctccacgggaaagcatacgaagaactttttaaatttcttctcaaaaattctaaaagcaatttaattaactacccggtaaaaatcgtttactcattaatgggtactttttgtcTGCTATCTCgttctctctgctgaaaaatttacccattttgggagaataagtggatttactcatttaaatgagtagatccacttattctctcaaaatgggtaaatttttcagcagagggaaagagatagcaaagaaaaagtacccattaatgagtaaacgtgtttctccgtgtaggggaacagacggctttggcaggttttgttctattattggcaggggggtttttgtcgaccgaattttaagaaatttggccacaatattctttgatatgcaaagcatgtttgggccaaatttgagtataatcagtcataaaaaaccacctgccaataatagaacaaaacctgccaaagccgtcattccccctaggtAGGGTTAGACTTCTTTTCTActataaacacaatatttctattctaaatttaattttgtaatattacaCTTAATAAACAGTCCAACACCGTActataaggctatctgacgtttatcttctttctcttgcacgcgcagagacgggatagggtttgttttcatacggaaacgcttcggaagcgttataagttactgcaaataTTTTTCGAGttcctataatcaagcaggcaTCTCAAGCATActacatcgttatattgctgcatgattgagtgtttaattttgataaaatatcgaaaacaaaagtgtgcataaaaattgtctcgccataacaaaaaagtggtagagaattaacactgttgtttacagtttagaaccaaatccagatgtcgcacatgttggggtagggattcagtgctccaccttctccccctggctgagtgctcggcgcggaaacccaaagatgggaataaaattttgggatttatgcgCAAGCGCAATatccaaagaatgtttaggccaaatttgagcataatcagtcataaaaaaaccccctgacaataatagaacaaaacctgccaaagccgtcattccccctatttaaaaacttcttcgcatGCTTTCtcatggagattttttcgattacaCTGGTCGACAATAAATTTGTATTCGCGACgctcatgtgttgcattttTGGTTTTCGATCTCTAAAATCGACTGATGACTGacgttagttgattgattgggaaaatcccgagattatttggtcacaaaattGGGGGTGATTCGTcgctttaacggcgttgaagtcatttttatGTTTGCATGATAGCATGTTCATAGAAGtgaaaatattaatttaatacgattcatttcatttatttagtttacatctaaacagataacactgaatcaacaagtcgttttgcacctggtctgcccatctcgctcgttgcgctccacgccgtctcgtacctgccggatcggaagcgaacaccacctttgcagggttgctgtccggcattcttgcaacatgtcttgcccatcgtacccttccggctttagctaccttctggatactgggttcgccgtagagttgggcgagctcgtggttcattcttcaccgccacacaccgtcttcttgcacaccgccaaagatggtcctaagcatccgtctctcgaatactccgagtgcttgcaagtcctcctccagcattgtccatgtttcttgtctgtagaggacaaccggtcttattagcgtcttgtacatgacacatttggtgcggtggcgaattttttttcaccgcagtttcttctggagcccgtagtaggcccgacttccacagatgatgcgccttcgtatttcacgactaacattgttatcagccgttagcaaggatccgaggtacacgtaacaaaaattaatgttgtttgTTATTAacatttctaatactttttagCCAAAGCAGGCACTTAATGACATGTAGGCTTCgctttaattaaaaatattggCCTCATCGGGATTCCCAACAACAAGCAAACGTCACATACGTTCTAtaagaattttgttattttttcagttcaatttttcctaataattttattttctaggaatGTGAGGACCAcaacacattaaaaaaaatcaaggaaaaTGAATAATTAATACGTGTGGATCAAGTCAATTATGCTGATAGCCCTGATGGATTactatacatacatatatattCTTCGCAACCACAGCCAACATTCCTGCTCTGACTTAGGTCTTTCGATTTTATGTGGAACTGTTG contains the following coding sequences:
- the LOC134202959 gene encoding zinc finger protein 728-like translates to MESNLNSEQTCYICCQKHSDSNFTEVDLKQDMKSIICQHFWFKNDELHNALVCIPCWEKVNEFHKFYQEVKDNHSKLKLQLTPVCIKQEEIIIEEDQGHQSYDEVTTSEGRFEMSSMELDVNEELSMGTNPEDINNEEPTQEQRRTWKQAKYRKKLSNEERQAQDNVIMQHLSYDCEVCDLEFSDFCLALRHRINVHEQTYLMCCDRQYKTRLMLYQHALNPGAFRCEFCGKNFKLLHGFHRHMKQFHKDEKELLFKCLYCPQSFAHEGMLRRHMVEHDPTKCEVCGKEFANKYGLRRHIKDFHVEQKEFICDICSKGFSRQSMYLEHRVTHDLTAEEMREQCPICNKWLKNHICWEKHVKRHKTEGAQICDICDHVSVNSMSLRVHKVRQHGPNNKKYPCDICGKEYSRAATLKEHVANAHTGEHLYQCQYCLKKFFSSATMYAHRKKDHPKEWLKDHMTKYASKEEDANEKGDSSNDVS
- the LOC134202958 gene encoding transcription factor grauzone-like; protein product: MDNSSCFMCGQNTEEFQITSGTEVNYNQNIYYIICQHFWFEEAELQAALICKICWLKVDQFHCFYQHVKHHRESLLEAISNSIFIKQEEVEIDEELLKEQNHIDLAPKVEDLQDRLHCETDTAAIIDERNQLQPKSNSLIHKAKKKPKVKRNPKSITHLSVTPEQQAEDEFIKQHRPYVCEECNEEFNSYCAIRRHTIDAHDKRYIMCCEHQYRTRSMLYQHVQNIFNPEAIKCEICSRTFKFQSGYIRHKEEIHPEQHQLIFKCRYCSKSFPKQKLLKRHLAEHETLEKQKAKCDICGKCFRTQVILKNHIRAVHQVSRDFICEICSRGFFRRAMLMMHRKLHDLTDEQMKKQCPVCNKWLKNHRYWLTHVRRHKDEGDYKCEQCGHVSINLMALKAHIRYKHAPDKKRHVCELCGKEYSRATTLKEHVANAHTGEPLYKCQFCERKFFSNATMHSHRKKDHPQEWLQDKMAKYARKEDTGEGDSVTE